A stretch of Brevundimonas naejangsanensis DNA encodes these proteins:
- a CDS encoding aspartate carbamoyltransferase catalytic subunit produces the protein MTQAAPVTELIQERLTPFPRDHFLAAGDLNPPAALALLDLADAFVDFNRQSAKGVDLMRGQTVVNLFFENSTRTSSSFEIAAKRLGADVVTMPVASSSVKKGETLIDTAVTLNAMKPEILVVRHASSGAVDLLSQKVGCAVVNAGDGRHEHPTQALLDLLSIRRAFGDVGGLTVAICGDIAHSRVARSNVALLQMMGARVRLIGPPTLVPGDADRWGCEVFHDMKEGLAGCDVVMMLRLQLERMAGALIPSTREYFRFWGLDREKLAWAAPNAKVMHPGPMNRGVEIDSDVADDLSVSLIQDQVEMGVAARMAVLAALAHRRAGGAA, from the coding sequence ATGACCCAAGCCGCTCCCGTCACCGAACTCATCCAGGAACGGCTTACGCCGTTCCCCCGCGATCACTTCCTGGCCGCAGGCGATCTGAACCCGCCCGCGGCTCTGGCGCTGCTGGACCTGGCCGACGCCTTCGTCGACTTCAACCGACAATCGGCCAAGGGCGTCGACCTGATGCGCGGTCAGACGGTCGTGAACCTGTTCTTCGAGAACTCGACGCGGACCAGCTCCTCTTTCGAGATCGCGGCCAAGCGTCTGGGCGCCGACGTGGTGACCATGCCGGTCGCCTCGTCCTCGGTGAAGAAGGGCGAGACCCTGATCGACACCGCCGTGACGCTGAACGCCATGAAGCCGGAGATTCTGGTCGTGCGCCATGCGTCTTCCGGCGCGGTGGACCTGCTGTCGCAGAAGGTGGGCTGCGCCGTCGTCAACGCGGGCGACGGAAGGCATGAACACCCGACGCAGGCCCTGCTGGACCTGCTGTCCATCCGCCGCGCCTTTGGCGATGTGGGCGGGCTGACGGTCGCCATCTGCGGCGACATCGCCCACAGCCGCGTGGCGCGCTCGAACGTCGCCCTGCTGCAGATGATGGGCGCGCGGGTGCGGTTGATCGGACCGCCGACGCTGGTGCCCGGCGACGCCGACCGCTGGGGCTGCGAGGTCTTCCACGACATGAAGGAGGGTCTGGCCGGTTGCGATGTCGTAATGATGTTGCGCCTTCAGCTGGAGCGGATGGCGGGCGCTCTGATCCCTTCGACGCGCGAGTATTTCCGCTTCTGGGGTCTGGACCGCGAGAAGCTGGCCTGGGCTGCGCCGAACGCCAAGGTCATGCACCCCGGCCCGATGAACCGGGGCGTGGAGATCGATTCCGACGTAGCCGACGATCTGAGCGTCTCCCTGATCCAGGATCAGGTCGAGATGGGCGTCGCCGCCCGCATGGCCGTTCTGGCCGCCCTCGCCCACCGCCGCGCGGGAGGCGCCGCATGA